One window from the genome of Yamadazyma tenuis chromosome 7, complete sequence encodes:
- the ATP19 gene encoding F1F0 ATP synthase subunit k (EggNog:ENOG503P6W4; COG:C) — protein sequence MAAAYTILGKSVPSHQLAIATLGAVAFVCIPKPWAPPAPAHPPTNASSAEEEKFIKEFLSKNQAEKH from the coding sequence ATGGCTGCTGCTTACACCATCTTAGGAAAGTCTGTTCCATCTCACCAATTGGCTATTGCCACGTTAGGTGCTGTTGCCTTTGTCTGCATTCCAAAACCATGGGCTCCCCCAGCTCCAGCCCACCCTCCTACTAATGCCAGTTCCGCcgaggaagaaaagtttATCAAGGAATTTTTATCCAAAAACCAGGCTGAAAAGCACTAG
- the BRX1 gene encoding Ribosome biogenesis protein brx1 (EggNog:ENOG503NUGV; COG:J), with amino-acid sequence MSAIYKALQSKSSREMADKEKTKHINRQRLLVISSRGITYRHRHLIQDLLQLLPHARKEPKFDSKKNLYQLNEVAELYNCNNIFFFEARKHQDLYLWVSKPPNGPTLKFHVQNLHTLDELNFTGNCLKGSRPILSFDKSFELGDHFKLMKELFIHNFGVPPNSRKSKPFVDHVITFSIVDNKVWIRNFQISETLETKETDEDINVDDLSLIEIGPRLVLTLITILEGSFGGPKIYENKEYVSPNFVRAQIKQQAAEDAKKRVQDAVDRKVKKRSQTLARDPLSNESVFKE; translated from the coding sequence ATGTCTGCCATCTACAAAGCATTGCAGTCCAAGTCCTCCAGGGAAATGGCCGACAAAGAGAAGACCAAGCATATAAATAGGCAAAGattattggtgatttcttcaagaggAATAACCTACAGACATCGTCATTTGATACAAGACTTGTTACAATTATTACCACACGCCAGAAAAGAACCAAAATTCgactccaagaagaacttaTACCAGTTAAATGAAGTAGCAGAGTTGTACAATTGTAACAACATCTTCTTTTTTGAGGCCAGAAAGCACCAGGATTTGTATTTGTGGGTATCTAAACCTCCAAATGGGCCTACGTTAAAGTTCCACGTGCAAAACTTGCACACTTTGGATGAGTTAAACTTCACCGGTAACTGCTTAAAGGGATCCAGACCTATCTTGAGTTTTGACAAATCTTTCGAGTTGGGAGACCACTTCAAATTAATGAAGGAACTTTTTATCCATAACTTTGGAGTTCCTCCAAATTCTAGAAAATCCAAACCTTTCGTGGACCATGTGATAACGTTTTCGATTGTCGATAACAAGGTGTGGATCAGAAACTTTCAGATCAGTGAAACCTTGGAAACAAAGGAAACGGATGAAGATATTAACGTCGATGACTTGTCTCTTATTGAAATTGGACCTAGATTAGTTTTGACTTTGATCACAATTTTGGAAGGCTCTTTCGGAGGCCCTAAAATCTATGAAAATAAGGAATACGTCAGCCCTAACTTTGTCAGAGCCCAAATCAAGCAACAGGCCGCAGAGGACGCTAAGAAAAGAGTTCAAGATGCGGTTGATAGAAAGGTCAAAAAGAGAAGTCAAACTCTTGCCAGAGACCCATTGTCCAATGAATCTGTTTTCAAGGAATAA
- a CDS encoding rhomboid-domain-containing protein (MEROPS:MER0094384; COG:T; EggNog:ENOG503NVP0) codes for MYNNQRGHAGYDNIYGYDYNGQPSQKQQSNFNRNPYSRQALPPVPQKTDDYQSIRSSGFLQQNNFRNQFMSNTHPSDDRLSYNRLGAEISTQHNAGVHDEDDDFDFGANPSKNPLVSKESEYGHNEYEMNSIHSSPVNPFSNQNDYDRYEDKKFQHQQYPYDESPTLHQNPFENPPVSYIPDKAQPPIPDYDEEKKLKHNERQRLKQLRSRPRFHYTRLPYFGILVTIIQVVVFIVELAKMAKLTGSAFQTKPYFNPMLGPSTYVLINMGARYIPCMNGVEGITTDPSIQYPCPNSTSVDTDVCSLNQLCGLSGIPIVDDAYDPHQWYRIITPIFIHAGFLHILFNLLLQVTMGFSIERAIGSVKYAIIYLLSGVSGFLLGANFTPNGVASSGASGSLFGIVATNIVMFIYCGKKNTNMYGTKKFGLFLCIMFGEIVVSFVLGLLPGLDNFSHIGGFAIGVLSSILLLKDPFFVYEDGIITYQSHLSIWQEFANNWNPYYNFEDKIVSRFYIWCGVRVLCFALIFVYFALLINNFFGKSILPEENSCHWCKYISCLPVNGWCEQGELSVQTNSADDNSQSTTASATTSTPTSATSTEPDSIDNTGFSEPNKRETVLDSVFESSTFENSTPLLGRHEESIHASLALFIIMGLFTFTALKFKKKQ; via the coding sequence ATGTATAATAATCAAAGAGGCCATGCAGGCTATGACAATATTTACGGCTATGACTACAACGGTCAACCTTCCCAGAAACAACAGTCTAATTTTAACCGAAATCCGTATTCTCGCCAAGCTCTTCCTCCTGTTCCACAGAAGACTGACGATTACCAAAGCATAAGATCCAGTGGCTTTCTACAACAGAACAACTTCAGAAACCAATTTATGTCTAATACCCATCCTTCCGACGATCGACTTTCGTATAATCGACTAGGTGCTGAAATATCAACACAACATAATGCCGGTGTtcatgatgaagatgacgatttCGACTTTGGTGCTAACCCCAGCAAAAATCCATTAGTTCTGAAGGAATCAGAATATGGGCATAACGAATATGAAATGAACAGTATTCACAGTTCTCCAGTAAACCCCTTTTCAAACCAAAATGACTACGATCGCTATGAGGACAAAAAgtttcaacaccaacaatatCCTTACGATGAAAGCCCCACCTTGCATCAAAACCCGTTTGAGAACCCACCTGTTTCATACATTCCAGATAAAGCCCAACCACCTATTCCCGACTATGACGaggagaagaagctcaaacACAACGAAAGACAACGTCTCAAACAGTTGAGGTCTCGGCCACGATTCCACTATACTCGGTTACCATACTTCGGAATCTTGGTTACTATCATTCAAGTAGTAGTGTTCATTGTTGAGTTGGCAAAGATGGCGAAATTGACCGGAAGTGCATTTCAGACCAAACCTTATTTTAATCCCATGTTGGGCCCTTCCACATATGTGTTAATTAATATGGGGGCACGTTATATTCCATGTATGAATGGAGTGGAAGGAATCACCACTGATCCATCAATTCAGTATCCATGTCCTAATTCCACATCTGTCGACACCGACGTGTGTAGTTTGAACCAGTTATGCGGATTATCAGGAATTCCCATCGTTGATGATGCCTATGATCCTCATCAATGGTACAGAATCATTACTCCCATCTTTATCCACGCTGGGTTCTTACACattcttttcaacttgcTATTGCAGGTGACGATGGGCTTCAGTATCGAAAGAGCTATTGGGAGTGTCAAATATGCTATAATATATTTGCTCAGTGGAGTATCGGGATTCTTACTCGGTGCTAATTTCACTCCCAATGGTGTAGCATCTTCAGGAGCATCAGGAAGTTTGTTCGGGATAGTAGCTACAAATATTGTCATGTTCATTTATTGTGGAAAGAAGAATACCAACATGTATGGGACCAAAAAGTTTGGATTATTTTTATGCATTATGTTTGGAGAGATCGTGGTATCCTTTGTTTTGGGGTTGTTACCGGGTTTGGATAATTTCAGTCATATTGGTGGGTTTGCCATTGGCGTGCTATCTTCAATATTGCTACTTAAAGACCCTTTTTTCGTGTACGAGGACGGAATTATCACATATCAATCTCACTTATCTATATGGCAGGAGTTTGCTAACAACTGGAATCCATACTATAACTTTGAAGATAAAATAGTATCGAGGTTCTACATATGGTGTGGTGTGAGGGTCTTGTGTTTTGCGTTGATCTTTGTATACTTTGCTTTGTTGATTAATAACTTTTTTGGTAAGTCAATTCTTCCGGAAGAGAACAGTTGTCACTGGTGCAAGTACATTAGTTGCTTACCAGTGAATGGATGGTGTGAGCAAGGTGAGCTTCTGGTTCAAACCAACTCTGCTGATGACAATAGCCAGTCCACCACAGCCTCTGCCACAACTTCAACCCCCACTTCTGCAACCTCGACCGAGCCTGATAGTATCGACAACACGGGGTTTTCAGAGCCAAATAAGAGAGAGACAGTATTGGATAGTGTTTTTGAGAGTTCAACATTCGAAAATTCAACTCCTCTTTTAGGACGCCACGAAGAACTGATCCACGCAAGCTTAGCACTTTTTATAATCATGGGATTATTCACGTTCACTGCTCttaagttcaagaaaaaacAATGA
- a CDS encoding uncharacterized protein (COG:S; EggNog:ENOG503P8PD), with protein sequence MIRTGLRNSSVSIRYLHSTRSSYSFIGDWFGSKKTTEKKDIVKEQDNLEEGTKIVILNEKNSPNKPKFTVKSHMPDFKIHQWKTKNVTAKRIESTYNTEDLVNIINDTLKSLQREPSELEKFEDVKLHDLTFRFQFTKQLQRNLGFDIKDSILTKSHDLKVLFDELNAIVNRRFLNERNANDIALKPEDFSAPNVYVNQELSEFEKAREFNKLVEQARNSL encoded by the coding sequence ATGATTAGAACCGGACTTCGGAACTCACTGGTTAGCATACGGTACTTGCACAGCACCAGATCATCATACTCATTCATTGGGGACTGGTTTGGTAGTAAAAAGACCACAGAAAAAAAAGATATCGTCAAAGAACAAGataatcttgaagaaggaacGAAGATCGTTATATTGAATGAGAAGAACTCTCCTAACAAACCTAAGTTTACCGTCAAATCCCACATGCCAGATTTTAAAATCCATCAATGGAAAACAAAGAATGTAACTGCAAAGAGGATAGAGAGCACCTACAATACTGAAGATCTCGTCAACATAATAAATGACACATTAAAGAGTTTGCAGAGGGAACCAAGTGAACTCGAAAAGTTTGAGGACGTTAAACTCCATGATTTGACTTTCAGATTCCAGTTCACAAAACAGTTACAGAGAAACTTAGGGTTTGACATCAAGGACTCGATATTAACAAAGTCTCATGATTTGAAAGTCTTgtttgatgagttgaatGCCATTGTTAACAGAAGATTCCTCAACGAAAGAAATGCAAATGATATTGCCTTGAAGCCGGAGGACTTTTCTGCTCCAAATGTATACGTAAACCAAGAGCTTTCTGAGTTTGAGAAGGCTCGggagttcaacaaattggtCGAACAAGCAAGAAACTCTTTATAA
- a CDS encoding uncharacterized protein (EggNog:ENOG503NVCH; COG:P), which yields MCSIMFEHKFSLIACPTVPVCLEYHKVILLVNGTLSLQLAWSIRLSLTRIKVSLFTKKNKSQTIESGSQEKHKYNFKRILMSSINRSKSSYGTSSVSDSSSIGVQHEGVSDSRRRQSKRDDAIRRKIESDLSKKRRGAAKVSRQRKATPGTVLALKPSEAVTCKPSTTVFEASQLMTAKRENCILVVGEDGELLGIFTAKDLAFRVVGSNLNANVITIDQIMTPNPLCTNANDPASDALTVMIQKRFRHLPVLDNRDRIVGVLDITKCYSQQMEKLERMHESSKRLYEAFDTVHSEMAVVQQPLQVFQYFEELKSKMNGPTLDTVLDSRTVPIYCSIKTTVYEATVLMKENNTTAVLVKDNEDKVNGIFTSKDVVLRVIAAGLTPKNCSIVRVMTPQPDVARHDLSIQESLRKMFDGHYLNLPVVGDSGDIIGIVEVLKLTYATLNQIKQVKDQESPEIVSEAKSGGAEGPAWNKFWTSLDNDADSVNSDSLVVDSSGRPQTPTNLTSQAGLTSSDLNLDIKPSDSISHIETPQKSRTSLLDSLDESFVLKFKSPANENRVHRISIKPTDGLTKLRELIDEKLHPKDFQYLRVTKVNDDGKTYAISYVDDEGDIVSITSDNDLLDCVKINLRLASHKANLYLHNPHEPAPIENIKIRKPKRPRRVSENGFFGVPNEVLIPGVLLVLATATLIGYSVNKR from the exons ATGTGTAGCATTATG TTTGAACACAAGTTTCTGTTAATTGCGTGTCCTACTGTTCCTGTCTGTTTAGAGTATCACAAGGTGATCCTCCTAGTTAACGGAACATTGTCCCTCCAGCTTGCGTGGCTGATTAGATTGTCCCTCACACGTATCAAAGTGCTGTTGTTTACAAAGAAAAATAAATCCCAGACGATAGAGTCTGGTAGCCAGGAGAAACACAAATATAACTTCAAGCGGATCTTGATGTCTTCTATTAACAGATCCAAATCTCTGTATGGCACCTCTAGCGTGTCTGATCTGTCCTCAATCGGTGTCCAGCACGAAGGGGTTTCTGactcaagaagaagacagTCCAAAAGAGACGATGCCATCAGGAGAAAGATAGAAAGTGATTTGAGCAAGAAAAGACGTGGTGCTGCCAAGGTATCCCGCCAGCGCAAAGCCACCCCTGGTACAGTGCTCGCGTTGAAGCCATCGGAGGCGGTGACTTGTAAGCCATCCACTACGGTATTTGAGGCTTCCCAATTGATGACAGCTAAGCGGGAAAATTGTATTTTAGTAGTTGGAGAGGATGGTGAACTCTTAGGTATCTTCACCGCAAAGGACTTAGCCTTCAGGGTTGTGGGCTCTAACCTCAACGCCAAtgtcatcaccattgaCCAGATCATGACTCCTAATCCTTTGTGCACAAATGCCAATGATCCTGCTTCCGATGCTCTCACGGTTATGATTCAAAAACGGTTTCGTCATTTACCAGTTTTAGACAATAGGGACCGAATTGTAGGGGTGTTAGATATAACCAAGTGCTACTCCCAGCAaatggagaagttggagaGAATGCACGAATCTTCAAAGAGATTGTACGAAGCTTTCGACACAGTTCACTCCGAAATGGCAGTAGTACAACAGCCACTTCAAGTATTCCAATACTTTGAGGAGTTAAAGAGCAAGATGAACGGTCCAACTTTGGATACCGTGTTGGACTCCAGAACCGTCCCTATCTACTGCTCGATAAAAACTACTGTTTATGAGGCGACTGTTTTGATGAAAGAGAATAACACCACTGCTGTTCTTGTAAAGGATAATGAAGATAAGGTTAACGGGATTTTTACATCCAAGGACGTGGTTTTGCGAGTCATTGCTGCCGGTTTGACCCCCAAGAACTGTTCTATCGTCAGGGTTATGACTCCGCAGCCGGACGTAGCTCGTCATGATCTTTCCattcaagaatctttgaGGAAGATGTTCGATGGTCACTATTTAAACTTACCTGTTGTGGGGGATTCCGGTGATATAATTGGGATCGTTGAAGTGTTAAAGTTAACCTACGCTACGCTAAACCAAATTAAGCAAGTCAAAGATCAAGAGAGTCCTGAGATCGTTTCGGAAGCAAAAAGTGGTGGAGCTGAAGGACCCGCTTGGAATAAGTTTTGGACATCATTAGACAACGATGCTGATTCAGTTAATTCAGATTCCTTGGTGGTCGACTCCAGTGGTAGGCCCCAAACACCAACCAATTTGACTTCTCAGGCTGGCCTCACTTCATCGGATTTGAACCTTGATATCAAGCCATCTGATTCTATCTCTCATATTGAAACTCCTCAAAAGAGCAGAACAAGTCTTTTAGACTCTCTTGACGAGTCATTTgtattgaagttcaaatcTCCTGCCAATGAAAACCGAGTCCATCGGATTTCCATTAAGCCTACTGATGGCTTGACAAAATTAAGAGAATTGATAGACGAAAAGTTACATCCTAAAGACTTTCAGTACCTTAGAGTGACAAAAGTTAATGATGACGGAAAGACATACGCCATAAGctatgttgatgatgaaggGGATATTGTGTCAATCACCTCAGATAATGATTTGCTTGACTGCGtgaagatcaacttgagaCTCGCCAGCCATAAGGCTAACTTATATTTACATAATCCCCACGAGCCAGCACCCATAGAAAACATCAAGATTAGAAAACCCAAAAGACCTAGACGGGTATCTGAGAATGGGTTTTTTGGTGTTCCCAACGAAGTCTTGATACCTGGCGTGCTTTTGGTATTGGCAACTGCCACATTGATAGGATATTCCGTGAACAAAAGGTGA
- the SRT1 gene encoding ditrans,polycis-polyprenyl diphosphate synthase (COG:I; EggNog:ENOG503NX7Y), which produces MNPNLSTPSSTQAPLVSAGTLKKLLFAFPLFAYLQGFFKDLVISIMKTGPVPQHVAVIMDGNRTFARKRNLPLKEGHTAGAESLVGVLDACYRLGVSCVTIYAFSIENFHRSKEEVDTLFGLLREKLNYLSQNEDSYAMYNKVQVKIIGNKAMIPEDILKDLERVEERTNHNFGKRVLNVCFPYTSRDDITGAIRSISEKRINHEINKEDINMDLLDISMYFGPETPPLDIMIRTSGHTRLSDFMIWQCNYDCTLEFVDTLWPDFKFFDIMAILFKWGYYKTLETEKLKHLGKRKAKLHQTAQDILKDLPAHPPYRSVSDR; this is translated from the coding sequence ATGAACCCCAATTTATCCACCCCTTCTTCAACCCAAGCTCCTTTGGTATCAGCtggaactttgaaaaagctCTTGTTCGCCTTCCCCTTATTTGCCTATCTTCAAGGATTtttcaaggatttggtTATCTCCATTATGAAAACGGGCCCCGTACCCCAACATGTAGCTGTGATTATGGACGGTAACAGGACCTTCGCCAGGAAACGCAACTTGCCTCTCAAAGAAGGTCACACTGCTGGAGCCGAATCCCTTGTTGGTGTGTTGGATGCGTGTTATAGGCTTGGAGTTAGTTGTGTTACAATCTATGCTTTTTCAATCGAGAACTTCCATCGATCAAAAGAAGAGGTCGACACCTTATTTGGGCTCTTGCGGGAGAAGCTCAATTATCTTTCCCAAAACGAAGACAGCTATGCTATGTATAACAAAGTCCAGGTAAAGATTATTGGCAATAAGGCGATGATCCCCgaagatatcttgaaggatttggaaCGTGTTGAGGAGAGAACAAATCACAACTTCGGCAAAAGAGTGTTGAATGTTTGTTTCCCATACACAAGCAGAGATGATATCACGGGTGCTATTCGGTCCATATCTGAGAAGAGAATTAACCATGAGATCAACAAGGAAGATATCAATATGGATTTATTGGACATAAGTATGTATTTTGGACCGGAGACTCCCCCTTTGGATATCATGATCCGAACCAGTGGCCATACCAGATTGAGCGACTTTATGATTTGGCAATGCAACTATGATTGTactttggagtttgtggatacTTTATGGCCCGATTTTAAGTTCTTTGATATCATGGCCATTTTATTCAAATGGGGATACTACAAAACGTTGGAAACCGAGAAACTCAAGCATTTGGGCAAGAGAAAGGCAAAGTTGCACCAAACTGCCCAggatatcttgaaggacCTTCCTGCTCATCCTCCATATAGGTCAGTTTCTGATCGGTGA
- the VPH2 gene encoding Vacuolar ATPase assembly integral membrane protein (EggNog:ENOG503P2X7; COG:S), translating to MTQFVLTKTLKKVLEASVPPEELVELLKNNDGYLSHKDLIRFYHKFKPTSSLLDLIKLSQIHLPNKNVVESKPKTKEYLQLMERLRLNAKETEYRKLVTARADYDTLYEDKSHEVQTPAQMNKEIKNYLTTIVNILISVASVVYAIWYWTASSWALPDSYRVLMCLFFGLLVLVAEVVVYLGYLNKIDTARTVERKKKEVKKVLKTL from the coding sequence ATGACTCAATTTGTGTTGACCAAAACCCTCAAGAAGGTTTTGGAAGCTTCTGTACCCCCTGAGGAGCTTGTGGAGCTATTGAAAAACAACGATGGGTACCTTCTGCATAAGGATTTGATTCGCTTTTATCACAAATTCAAACCAACTCTGAGCTTATTGGACCTCATCAAGCTTTCCCAAATCCACTTACCAAATAAGAATGTGGTAGAGTCCAAGCCCAAAACAAAGGAGTATCTCCAATTGATGGAACGATTACGCTTGAATGCCAAAGAAACCGAATACAGAAAGCTTGTGACGGCCAGAGCAGATTATGATACCTTATATGAAGACAAGTCTCATGAGGTTCAAACTCCAGCACAAATGaacaaggaaatcaaaaactATTTGACTACAATTGTCAACATTTTAATCAGTGTCGCCAGTGTGGTATATGCCATTTGGTACTGGACAGCAAGTTCTTGGGCACTTCCTGATAGCTATCGGGTGTTGATGTgtcttttctttgggttGCTCGTGTTGGTAGCCGAAGTGGTTGTATATTTGGGATACTTAAACAAAATTGATACTGCTAGGACGGTAgaaaggaagaaaaaggAAGTGaaaaaggtgttgaagacgCTTTGA
- a CDS encoding alanyl-tRNA editing protein AlaX (EggNog:ENOG503NYCW; COG:S): MATKTGSTIVGALACQKESFLKTLATTVCSCEPHKGHITPKDKQNKNKKKKDSDASNGTEVKYAIELADTVIFPEGGGQPCDQGFIKSETDEVFVSEAIREGLTALHLSNKPLVPGTKVNVSMDWARRFDHMQQHTGQHLVSAIFDQYDLETLSWGMGDVTCYVELPKKVDEELVNEVNQKVNQAILDAIPITVEVPDGHGHELDLSHLPDDYDISKGLVRIVSIGNLDRNPCCGTHLKNTSQIQAVSILNQVNVRGGNSRVHFVCGSRVYKFAQKNYDILKNVSGGLLSCQPDEVYEKTKLLNDNYREANSTKNNLLKELMGLEAKRMFESFKNGSTLEWAYRKDTDAESLNLLQKELLTLVNNNKDSGIDLDKTHTAVMFTGLVNEPGTIKIMGPESTELSGEIKKILSTIKGGGKGSSFQGKISKYEKGEIDSLVNYLNNFRLHE, encoded by the coding sequence ATGGCCACCAAAACAGGAAGCACCATTGTAGGAGCTTTAGCATGCCAAAAGGAATCATTTCTCAAAACCTTGGCCACCACCGTGTGCTCATGTGAGCCACACAAGGGTCACATCACCCCCAAGGATAAgcaaaacaaaaataagaagaaaaaagaCTCAGATGCTAGCAACGGCACTGAAGTGAAGTATGCCATCGAGTTAGCCGACACAGTCATTTTCCCCGAAGGAGGAGGACAGCCGTGTGACCAAGGGTTCATCAAGAGTGAAACAGACGAGGTGTTTGTGTCCGAGGCCATTCGTGAAGGCCTTACAGCTCTTCATTTGTCCAACAAACCACTTGTTCCAGGTACCAAAGTGAATGTATCGATGGACTGGGCAAGACGGTTTGATCACATGCAACAACATACCGGCCAGCATCTTGTTTCTGCGATTTTTGACCAGTATGACCTAGAGACATTGAGTTGGGGTATGGGAGATGTAACGTGCTACGTTGAATTGCCCAAGAAAGTAGACGAAGAGCTTGTGAATGAAGTCAACCAGAAGGTCAACCAGGCAATTCTTGATGCTATACCAATTACTGTGGAGGTTCCAGATGGACATGGGCATGAATTGGATCTTTCCCATCTTCCAGACGATTACGATATTTCTAAGGGCTTAGTGAGAATTGTCAGTATTGGTAATTTAGATAGAAACCCTTGTTGTGGAACTCACTTGAAAAACACATCTCAGATCCAGGCGGTGTCGATTTTGAACCAGGTGAATGTCAGAGGTGGTAACTCCAGGGTCCACTTTGTGTGTGGATCAAGAGTTTATAAGTTTGCCCAAAAGAACTATGATATTCTCAAAAATGTGTCTGGAGGACTCTTATCTTGTCAGCCAGATGAGGTGTACGAAAAGACCAAACTACTTAATGACAATTATAGAGAGGCCAACTCCACGAAGAACAATCTTCTCAAGGAGTTGATGGGACTTGAAGCCAAGCGCATGTTTGAGAGCTTCAAAAATGGCTCTACCCTTGAATGGGCTTACAGAAAGGACACTGATGCCGAGTCGTTGAACttgcttcaaaaagaattgTTGACATTGGTGAATAACAATAAGGACTCCGGAATCGATTTGGACAAGACTCACACTGCAGTCATGTTTACTGGGTTAGTTAATGAACCAGGAACCATAAAGATTATGGGTCCGGAGTCCACCGAACTTCTGggagaaatcaagaagattttgtctACCATAAAAGGTGGTGGTAAAGGAAGCTCTTTCCAAGGTAAAATATCCAAGTATGAAAAGGGTGAAATCGACTCGTTGGTGAATtatttgaacaactttCGTTTACACGAGTAA
- the MRPS9 gene encoding mitochondrial 37S ribosomal protein uS9m (BUSCO:EOG09263K05; COG:J; EggNog:ENOG503NYDK) — protein MSLPKSYLGLLGRTVRLFSSSTKVLNEAAPSIPRSIRNERLINVIPSSLGKDRIKDYEFERLRIVPELNTYYGGNPIHDSTMSRLQSLVQRHLHLPTKELTSQELSESKFLSFLEYRDNYARNERVKVAHHRDLIGLLNRLRSIDPQLMPKEVVETLNEFVSQTGQSTSKTRTIKTFDENGIAKAKGKKKTSVANIKLANGNGLIMVNGVNYTNYFTRDEDRDKITFPLLAIDKLAQFNVFAVINGGGISSKADALRLGLIKLLGQLNPIWKRRLKSANLRSVDPRIVERKKPGKVKARKSPTWVKR, from the coding sequence ATGTCTTTACCAAAAAGTTATTTGGGTTTGCTTGGGAGAACCGTACGGCTCTTCAGCTCCTCCACCAAGGTTTTGAACGAGGCAGCCCCATCGATCCCCAGAAGCATAAGGAATGAGAGACTTATCAACGTGATCCCTTCGCTGTTGGGCAAAGACAGAATCAAGGACTACGAGTTCGAAAGACTCAGAATAGTCCCCGAATTGAACACCTATTATGGGGGAAACCCCATTCATGACTCAACCATGAGCAGATTACAGTCCCTAGTACAACGTCATTTACATTTGCCTACGAAAGAATTAACTAGTCAAGAGCTCCTGGAAAGTAAGTTTTTATCATTCCTTGAGTACAGAGATAATTACGCCCGTAACGAAAGAGTCAAGGTGGCTCATCACAGAGACTTGATCGGGTTGTTGAACAGGTTAAGAAGTATTGACCCCCAGTTAATGCCCAAAGAAGTTGTCGAGACTTTGAACGAGTTTGTAAGTCAAACCGGTCAATCTACATCGAAAACTAGaaccatcaaaaccttcGATGAAAATGGTATAGCAAAGGCCAAAggcaagaagaagacgtCTGTTGCCAATATAAAATTAGCTAACGGAAATGGCTTGATCATGGTGAATGGAGTTAATTATACCAACTATTTCACCAGAGATGAGGACAGAGACAAGATTACCTTTCCGTTGTTGGCCATTGACAAGTTGGCTCAATTCAACGTATTTGCGGTGATCAATGGAGGTGGTATTAGTAGTAAGGCTGATGCTCTTAGGTTGGGTTTGATCAAGCTTTTAGGCCAATTAAACCCTATATGGAAGAGAAGATTGAAGTCTGCTAACTTGAGATCTGTGGATCCTAGAATTGTTGAGAGAAAGAAGCCGGGTAAGGTCAAGGCTAGAAAGTCCCCTACGTGGGTCAAGCGTTAG